Within the Streptomyces sp. NBC_00353 genome, the region GGGGAGGACAGGCCCCGGCGCCGCGCGGCGCCGGGGCCCTCCCACGTCAGAGGGGCGTGCGAGGCGGTCTGCGCCGGAGCGCGGTCGACCGGGGCGAGCAGGCCTGCGGACGCCGGAGTGCGCGCGGGCGGGGCGGGCCGGCTGGACGCAGTCACGGGGGCGGCCGGGCTCGTGGCAGTCACATTCTGGTGCACATGCCAGTACGACGGGCGCATCTCCTGCTCCCTCCCCGACCGCGTGGCCAAGCGGCCGCCACTCTCAGGTATGCCTCAGCCACAGCCTGGCACGCGATCCGCCCGAGCGCTGCAATTCCGGACGGAAAAACGGAAAGCGGACGTTACGCTTCGGTATCTCGGTCAGCGCTTGGCGACGAAGACGTGCGAAGCGACCTCGGCGTCCAGCTCCGCCGCCTCGCCACTGCTGCCGACCAGCACCCCGCCGGGCGACTGGGTCACGCTGACCACGGAGCCGGGCTGCACGCCCGCCCGCCGCAACGTATACATCAGCTGGGCGTCCGTCTGGATCGGCTCACCGATCCTCCGCACCACCACGGTCTTGCCCTCGGCTCCCGGGTCGAGTTCCGACAGGCTGACCATGTCCGCGTTCAGGAACGGGTCGGCCTCGGCCTTCTCACCCAGCTCCTCCAGGCCCGGGATCGGATTCCCGTACGGAGACTCCGTCGGGTGCCGCAGCAACTCCAGCACCCGGCGCTCCACGGCCTCGCTCATCACGTGCTCCCAGCGGCAGGCCTCGGCGTGCACCTGCTCCCACTCCAGGCCGATCACGTCGACGAGCAGGCACTCGGCGAGCCGGTGCTTGCGCATCACCCGCGTCGCCAGCCGGCGGCCCTCCTCCGTCAGCTCCAGATGCCGGTCGCCCGCGACCTGCACCAGCCCGTCGCGCTCCATGCGCGCCACCGTCTGGCTGACCGTCGGACCGCTCTGGTCCAGCCGCTCCGCGATCCGGGCGCGCATGGGGACGACGCCTTCCTCTTCGAGTTCGAGGATGGTGCGGAGATACATCTCCGTTGTGTCGATCAGTCCGGACATTCGTGCCCCTCGATGCTGTGACATGAAAAACGCCGTCAACGCCATGCGCTGGCCCTCAGCCAATTCTGACGCATACCTCCGACAACCGTGCCGCGCCGACCGAACCCTGGACCGCGCGTGCGGGCCCGAGCGGTATTGACAGGTCACTGGTCCAGACCGCAACGTGATCCGCGGCACGGACACCCCACGGTCACCCACCCCCGCCGAAAGGGCCTCCTCGATGAGCGACAGCAAGCTGGCCGGTCAGTTCCTCGACGCAGCGATCGGCCTGCTGGAGCGCGTACGCGACGAGGAGTCCGGCAACATCGCGGCCGCCGGGGCCGCGATCGCCGACACCGTCGCGGCCGGCGGCCGGCTCTTCGCGTTCGGCGCCGGCCACTCGTCGCTCGCCGCCCAGGACGTCGTCTACCGGGCCGGCGGTCTGGCCCTGATGAACCTTCTCGCCGTGCCCGGCACGCTCGGCGTCGACGTGATGCCCGCGACGCTCGGCTCGGCGCTGGAGCGGGTCGACGGTCTGGCCGGCGCCGTGCTGGACTCCAGCCCGGCGAGCGCGGGCGACCTGCTCGTGATCATCTCGCTCTCCGGGCGCAACGCGCTGCCTGTCGAGATGGCGCGGGACGCCCGCGCGCTCGGACTGACGGTCGTCGGCGTCACCTCGGTGGCGTACGCGGACGCGACACGGTCGCGGCACAGCTCCGGCGGATTCCTGCGGGACCACTGCGACATCGTCGTCGACAGCAAGATCGCGATCGGTGACGCGGAGCTGACCGCGAAGGGCATCGAGGCACCGTTCGCCCCCGCCTCGACGGTGGTCACCAGTGCGCTGATGCAGGCGATGATGGCGGCGGCCGCGGAACGGCTGGTGGAGCGGGGGATCGAGCCGCCGCTGCTGCGGTCCGGAAACGTCGACGGCGGCCACGAGTGGAACGGACGCGTGATGACGGAGTACGCGGACCGGATCTTCTACCGGCAGTAGAGGAACCGGCGCCCGGCACACACCCGCGCTCGGCGCCGGAGCACCTCCGCCGGTGGGATCCGCGACGCCCGCCAGGCCGGGCAGAAACCGCCGGCAGACCGTCGCGGGCGATTTCGCCCCCGGCCGCACCGGCCTCAGCCGCCCAGCACCTGCGCCAGGTCCACCGCACCCGCCACCCGGACCGCAACGCTCTCCGCATACGCCGCGTCCGGGCGCTCGAAGGCCGTGCGATGGGCCGCCCGCAGGAACGTCACCACACCCAGCGTCCGGCCCCGGCTGCGCATCACGGCGCACAGAGCGTGCACCGAACCCTTCGGCCACTGGCGCTCATCCGCCCAAGCCCCCGCACCCGGACCGGCACTCGACCGGACCGAACCCGTCCGGTCCACCGCCTGCAGCGCCGGATGCCCCGGCGCGTACCGCAGGGGAAGGCCGCCACCGGCCACCGGCAGACACGGACCCGGAGCATCGGCCGGCGTCGCCGCCGCCCGCACCAGCCGCTCCCCCACCAGCACATCGATCAGCACATGGTCGGCGAAGCCCGCGAGCGCGAAATCCAGATACGACGTCGCCGCCTCCATCGGGTCCTCGCACTCGGCCGCCGACCGGCACGCCCGGTACAGCTGATTCGACCGGAACCGCACCCGGTCCGCCTCCTGCGCCGCCAGCTTCTCCGCCGTCACATCCTGGAACAGCCAGCCGACCCCCAACGGCACCGGCTCCTCCGCGAGCGGCGACGCCAGCTGCAGAAACCCGCTGCGCCAGCAGCGCCGCCGGTCCCCGTCCGCCGTCCGCAGCGTCACCCACAGCTCGGTGGGCGCGGGCGGCTGCCCCTCGGCCAGGACATGCTGCAGCGCGCCCTCCAACTCCTCCACCCCCTGCACGACCAACTCGGCGAGCGGACGCCCCAGAAGCGTCGTACGGCCACCGCCCAGCGCCCGCGCCGCACACGCGTTGACGACCGTCGGCCGCAGATCCACATCGACGAGGACCACACCCCACGACGCGTCCTCGAACAGCGCCTCACTCAGCGCGATCGACCGCTCCAGATCGATCTGCGCATGCACCTCGCTGAACGCGCAGTAAACCCCGGCCGGCTTCCCGTCCGCACCCCGCACCCCGGCCGACTGCATCCGCACGAGGACCCGCCCGCCGTCCTTGCGCAGCAACGCGAACTCATGCACCTGACGCCCCGGCGCATCCATGGCCGCCATCAGCCGCCCCTGCACCTCACCCACGTCCGCACTGCGCACCGCCCACCCCGCGAACCCGGGCCGCCCCACGGCCTCCTCGGCAGACCAGCCGAGAATCCGCTCCGCCTCACGGTTCCAGTGCGTGACCGTGCCGTCCGCGCCGAACGCACAGAGCGCCGCGTCCATCCCGTCGAGCAACGCCGCAAGCAGCTCCGACCCGGGGATCGGGTCGGGGCCGAGGGCATCAGTGGTTCCACTGGTCGTGGAAGCGCTCATCCCGGACCCCCTGCAGGACGTGTCCGCCATTGCCGCACGTCAGACCATTGAACTCGAACGTGACCCAGCACACATCGGCTTTCCGGAAAATCGGGACCTTCCGATCCTTCGGTAATTCGGTTGTGCGGTTCCGGCGGCGTTCCTAGGGTGTGCCGTACACGCTGAAAGGAGGTGATCCGGAAGTGCAGTCTTCTCGGACTCGTGAGGTGACTGCGGGCTGACGCCCGTTGTCGCGCTCTTGCAGTGCAGGCCGGTCGCCGGCCAATCCCAAGCAGTCACCGACCCGCAGGCTCGCCGGTAAGTCCGGCCGGCCCCTCCGCAAGGAGGGACCAGAGCCTGCGGGTTTCTGCGTGTGCGGGGCCGCCCGGTCACGGGGAGAGGCGCTCCACCCGCCAGTCGTCGCCCTCGCGTACGTATCGCAGCCGGTCGTGCAGCCGGTTCTCGTGGCCCTGCCAGAACTCGATGGTCTCCGGTACGACGCGGAAGCCGCCCCACTGCGGGGGTGCGGGGATGCGTACGCCCTCGGGGTAGCGGGCCGCCAGTTCCTCGTACCGGTCGATGAGCTCCTGGCGGGAGCCGATCACGGCCGACTGTTCGCTCGCCCAGGCGCCCAACTGGGAGCCGTGGGGGCGGGTGCGGAAGTAGGCGACCGTCTCCTCGCGGGCGATGCGGGCCGCGATGCCGGTGACGACGACCTGGCGGGCCAGCGGGTGCCAGGGGAAGAGCAGCGAGACGTACGGGTTGGCGTCCAGTTCGCGGCCCTTGCGGGAGTTGTAGTTGGTGAAGAAGACGAAGCCCCGGGCGTCGTACTTCTTCAGCAGCACCGTGCGGGAGGACGGGCGGCCGTCGGGAGTGGCGGTGGAGACCACCATGGCGTTCGGCTCGTAGACCATTCCACCTGCGGCGATCTGCCGGAACCAGTGGGCGAACTGCTGCATGGGGTCGGCGTCGAGCGTGTCCTCGGTGAAGGCCTCGGAGCGGTACTGCTCGCGCATCGCGGCCGGATCGGTGGTGGAATCGGAAGGGGAATCTGCGGTGGGCACGGGGTCATCCTGCCGCAGCGGCCCAGTTTGCCCGGCGAGGAGGGGTGTCAACCGCGCATCGGTAATGCCGGGGGCTGTGCGGGATGTCACGCTTCCCCGCGTCGTGGGAACCCGCCAATATCTTGGGGCAGGCCAGTGTGGCCTCCGTACAGCCGCCGATTCGAGGGAGCCGCATGATGTCCGACTTCGTACCCGGGCTCGAGGGAGTCATCGCGTTCGAGACGGAGATCGCCGAACCCGACAAGGAGGGCGGTTCGCTCCGCTACCGCGGGGTCGACATCGAGGATCTCGTCGGTCATGTGTCGTTCGGGAACGTGTGGGGTCTGCTGGTCGACGGGGCGTTCAACCCCGGTCTGCCGCCCGCCGAGCCGTTCCCGATCCCGGTGCACTCGGGTGACATCCGGGTCGATGTGCAGTCCGCGCTGGCGATGCTGGCGCCGGTGTGGGGTCTGAAGCCGCTGCTCGACATCGACGAGGAGACCGCGCGCAACGACCTGGCGCGGGCCGCCGTGATGGCGCTGTCGTACGTCGCCCAGTCGGCGCGCGGGCAGGGGCTGCCGATGGTTCCGCAGAGCGAGATCGACAAGGCGCAGTCCGTCGTCGAGCGGTTCATGATCCGTTGGCGCGGGGAGCCGGATCCGAAGCATGTGAAGGCCGTCGACGCGTACTGGACGTCGGCCGCCGAGCACGGCATGAACGCGTCCACGTTCACCGCGCGGGTCATCGCGTCGACGGGTGCCGATGTGGCGGCGGCGCTGTCGGGTGCGGTGGGTGCGATGTCGGGGCCGCTGCACGGCGGTGCGCCGTCCCGGGTCCTCGGGATGATCGAGGAGATCGAGCGGACCGGTGACGCGACCGCGTATGTGAAGAAGGCCCTGGACAAGGGTGAGCGGCTGATGGGCTTCGGGCACCGGGTGTACCGGGCGGAGGATCCGCGGGCGCGGGTGCTGCGGCGTACGGCGAAGGAGTTGGGCGCGCCGCGGTTCGAGGTGGCGGAGGCGCTGGAGAAGGCGGCGCTGGAGGAGCTGCACGCGCGGCGTCCGGACCGGGTGC harbors:
- a CDS encoding metal-dependent transcriptional regulator, with the translated sequence MSGLIDTTEMYLRTILELEEEGVVPMRARIAERLDQSGPTVSQTVARMERDGLVQVAGDRHLELTEEGRRLATRVMRKHRLAECLLVDVIGLEWEQVHAEACRWEHVMSEAVERRVLELLRHPTESPYGNPIPGLEELGEKAEADPFLNADMVSLSELDPGAEGKTVVVRRIGEPIQTDAQLMYTLRRAGVQPGSVVSVTQSPGGVLVGSSGEAAELDAEVASHVFVAKR
- a CDS encoding citrate synthase 2, with the protein product MSDFVPGLEGVIAFETEIAEPDKEGGSLRYRGVDIEDLVGHVSFGNVWGLLVDGAFNPGLPPAEPFPIPVHSGDIRVDVQSALAMLAPVWGLKPLLDIDEETARNDLARAAVMALSYVAQSARGQGLPMVPQSEIDKAQSVVERFMIRWRGEPDPKHVKAVDAYWTSAAEHGMNASTFTARVIASTGADVAAALSGAVGAMSGPLHGGAPSRVLGMIEEIERTGDATAYVKKALDKGERLMGFGHRVYRAEDPRARVLRRTAKELGAPRFEVAEALEKAALEELHARRPDRVLATNVEFWAAIMLDFAEVPAHMFTSMFTCARTAGWSAHILEQKRTGRLVRPSARYVGPGPRDPRAIEGYDDITG
- a CDS encoding SIS domain-containing protein encodes the protein MSDSKLAGQFLDAAIGLLERVRDEESGNIAAAGAAIADTVAAGGRLFAFGAGHSSLAAQDVVYRAGGLALMNLLAVPGTLGVDVMPATLGSALERVDGLAGAVLDSSPASAGDLLVIISLSGRNALPVEMARDARALGLTVVGVTSVAYADATRSRHSSGGFLRDHCDIVVDSKIAIGDAELTAKGIEAPFAPASTVVTSALMQAMMAAAAERLVERGIEPPLLRSGNVDGGHEWNGRVMTEYADRIFYRQ
- a CDS encoding PAS domain-containing protein, which gives rise to MSASTTSGTTDALGPDPIPGSELLAALLDGMDAALCAFGADGTVTHWNREAERILGWSAEEAVGRPGFAGWAVRSADVGEVQGRLMAAMDAPGRQVHEFALLRKDGGRVLVRMQSAGVRGADGKPAGVYCAFSEVHAQIDLERSIALSEALFEDASWGVVLVDVDLRPTVVNACAARALGGGRTTLLGRPLAELVVQGVEELEGALQHVLAEGQPPAPTELWVTLRTADGDRRRCWRSGFLQLASPLAEEPVPLGVGWLFQDVTAEKLAAQEADRVRFRSNQLYRACRSAAECEDPMEAATSYLDFALAGFADHVLIDVLVGERLVRAAATPADAPGPCLPVAGGGLPLRYAPGHPALQAVDRTGSVRSSAGPGAGAWADERQWPKGSVHALCAVMRSRGRTLGVVTFLRAAHRTAFERPDAAYAESVAVRVAGAVDLAQVLGG
- the pdxH gene encoding pyridoxamine 5'-phosphate oxidase, giving the protein MREQYRSEAFTEDTLDADPMQQFAHWFRQIAAGGMVYEPNAMVVSTATPDGRPSSRTVLLKKYDARGFVFFTNYNSRKGRELDANPYVSLLFPWHPLARQVVVTGIAARIAREETVAYFRTRPHGSQLGAWASEQSAVIGSRQELIDRYEELAARYPEGVRIPAPPQWGGFRVVPETIEFWQGHENRLHDRLRYVREGDDWRVERLSP